The Streptomyces albofaciens JCM 4342 genome has a segment encoding these proteins:
- a CDS encoding type I polyketide synthase, which yields MNAPADSRVAVIGMAFRFPGADTPEEFWRVVRDGRDCVRRFTDAELAAAGVPAEKYRADGFVGASGLLHDIAGFDAPFFGMSVREARLTDPQHRMFLECAYHALEDSGHPRERDGLRTGVFATTGYHLYMMENYLQNNVLKSSVGDDWLSRMQVMVGNHTDFTATRVSFRLDLTGPAVSVQTGCSSSLVALQMAAQSVVTGDSDIALAGATAVHVPQVLGYQHVKGSILSKSGRLRAFDAGADGTVGGTGVAAVVLKRLDRAVADGDTIHGVIRGWGVTNDGASKQAYTAPSAAGQRAAIRRALEHAGIGADTVGYLETHGTGTFKGDPIEFDGAVSAYRADTDRTGYCALGSTKANIGHLDVASGLASFIKALLVLKHGVIPPMANFSEPNPALDLDNSPFYIPRTARPWPQGGTPRRAGVTSLGVGGTNVHVIVEQAPEPAPRSATVAPPDIVLLSGQSEAARTANAEALRDHLTRHPDTDLADLVTTTAGRVHHRHRLAVRGTDPATLAAALDRWLAGTGAQAGPAPVTTGEAPREARAGIAFQFTGQGSPYPGMAQPLYERFTVVRDLLDTCERHHQRLYGSSLLGVLLDPIADRAATENTHVAQPALFALQYALTGLWRQAGIVPDTVAGHSVGEYAALCAAGALSAEDGLRLTAERGRLMQEHCAPGTMAAVSADPRTAEDLAAEVPGLELAVVNGEQRYVLAGPVTAVDRLLALLEERGIPGQRLPVTRAFHTALMDPVLDKFRELLDGVAFRPVTTGFVSGLDGRLREPGWVPDADYLVRQTREPVRFDAVLRTLRGTGPAALVEIGPHTTLSGLARTALPTVRAVPTLRRGAGTGPFWDAVVQLHCAGADLDWPVLLAGTGGRRTALPGYRFQHTDHWTGPELTVVPAAQPQREPSREEEDVAQDEAVFERVLAHVIELVAKHLGHDAAAITGDTSFFDLGADSLQMISVLRELEQEHRVKVAMRELFEEASTPGQLAELIVGRMVGGADTTSAGGAVRYEPPVAAVEPVRYEPPVVEEPVRYEPPAAAVEAVRDEPPVAEEPVWYEPAAAATPAEPVRAPEPTPAQPSGPEHPVTRAELADLARQVRQLSQIQLQMMSQIHQLSQLLTAQATSAPTGGTAANGKAGGR from the coding sequence ATGAACGCACCGGCCGACTCGCGCGTCGCGGTCATCGGCATGGCCTTCCGCTTCCCGGGGGCCGACACCCCCGAGGAGTTCTGGCGGGTCGTCCGCGACGGGCGGGACTGCGTACGGCGGTTCACCGACGCCGAACTGGCGGCCGCCGGCGTCCCGGCCGAGAAGTACCGGGCGGACGGCTTCGTCGGCGCCAGCGGCCTCCTGCACGACATCGCCGGGTTCGACGCCCCGTTCTTCGGCATGAGCGTACGGGAGGCGCGGCTCACCGACCCGCAGCACCGGATGTTCCTGGAGTGCGCCTACCACGCCCTGGAGGACTCCGGACACCCGCGGGAACGCGACGGGCTGCGCACCGGTGTCTTCGCCACCACCGGATACCACCTGTACATGATGGAGAACTACCTCCAGAACAACGTCCTGAAGAGCTCCGTCGGCGACGACTGGCTCTCCAGGATGCAGGTCATGGTCGGCAACCACACCGACTTCACCGCGACCCGCGTGTCCTTCCGCCTCGACCTCACCGGCCCGGCCGTCAGCGTCCAGACCGGCTGCTCCAGCTCGCTGGTCGCCCTCCAGATGGCCGCACAGTCGGTGGTCACCGGCGACAGCGACATCGCGCTGGCGGGCGCCACGGCCGTACACGTACCGCAGGTGCTGGGCTACCAGCACGTGAAGGGCTCCATCCTCTCCAAGAGCGGCCGCCTGCGCGCCTTCGACGCCGGGGCGGACGGCACGGTGGGCGGCACCGGCGTCGCCGCCGTCGTCCTCAAGCGCCTGGACCGGGCGGTCGCCGACGGCGACACGATCCACGGCGTCATCCGCGGCTGGGGCGTCACCAACGACGGCGCGTCCAAGCAGGCGTACACCGCGCCGAGCGCGGCCGGCCAGCGCGCCGCCATCCGCCGCGCGCTGGAACACGCGGGCATCGGCGCGGACACCGTCGGCTACCTGGAGACCCACGGTACGGGCACGTTCAAGGGCGACCCGATCGAATTCGACGGCGCGGTCTCCGCGTACCGCGCCGACACCGACCGCACCGGCTACTGCGCCCTCGGTTCGACCAAGGCCAACATCGGCCACCTCGACGTGGCCTCGGGCCTGGCGAGCTTCATCAAGGCACTGCTCGTCCTGAAGCACGGCGTCATCCCGCCGATGGCCAACTTCAGCGAGCCCAACCCCGCGCTCGACCTCGACAACAGCCCCTTCTACATCCCCAGGACCGCCCGCCCCTGGCCGCAGGGCGGCACGCCGCGCCGGGCGGGCGTCACCTCGCTGGGCGTCGGCGGCACCAACGTGCACGTCATCGTGGAACAGGCCCCCGAGCCCGCGCCCCGCTCCGCCACAGTGGCCCCTCCGGACATCGTCCTGCTGTCCGGCCAGTCGGAGGCGGCCCGTACGGCCAACGCGGAGGCCTTGCGCGACCACTTGACGCGCCATCCCGACACGGACCTCGCCGACCTGGTGACCACCACCGCAGGACGCGTCCACCACCGGCACCGCCTGGCGGTCCGGGGCACGGACCCGGCGACCCTTGCCGCGGCCCTGGACAGATGGCTCGCGGGCACCGGCGCCCAGGCCGGGCCGGCCCCCGTGACGACCGGCGAGGCCCCTCGGGAAGCGCGCGCGGGCATCGCCTTCCAATTCACCGGGCAGGGCAGCCCGTACCCCGGCATGGCACAGCCGCTGTACGAGCGCTTCACCGTCGTACGCGACCTGCTCGACACCTGCGAGCGCCACCACCAGCGGCTGTACGGCAGCTCTTTGCTCGGCGTACTCCTCGACCCCATCGCCGACCGCGCCGCCACCGAGAACACCCACGTCGCCCAACCGGCCCTCTTCGCCCTGCAATACGCGCTCACCGGACTCTGGCGCCAGGCGGGCATCGTGCCGGACACCGTCGCCGGACACAGCGTCGGCGAGTACGCGGCCCTGTGCGCGGCGGGCGCCCTGTCGGCCGAGGACGGCCTGCGGCTCACCGCCGAACGCGGCCGGCTGATGCAGGAGCACTGCGCCCCGGGAACGATGGCCGCGGTCTCCGCGGACCCGCGGACCGCCGAGGATCTCGCCGCGGAGGTCCCCGGTCTGGAACTCGCCGTCGTCAACGGGGAGCAGCGGTACGTGCTGGCCGGACCCGTCACGGCCGTGGACCGGCTGCTGGCCCTCCTGGAGGAGCGCGGCATCCCCGGGCAGCGGCTGCCGGTGACGCGCGCCTTCCACACCGCGCTCATGGACCCGGTCCTGGACAAGTTCCGGGAACTGCTCGACGGCGTCGCCTTCCGGCCCGTCACGACCGGCTTCGTCAGCGGCCTCGACGGGCGGCTGCGCGAGCCCGGCTGGGTGCCGGACGCCGACTACCTCGTACGGCAGACACGCGAGCCGGTGCGGTTCGACGCGGTGCTGCGCACGCTCCGCGGCACGGGCCCCGCGGCACTGGTCGAGATCGGCCCGCACACCACGCTCAGCGGACTCGCCCGTACCGCCCTGCCCACTGTAAGGGCGGTGCCGACGCTGCGCCGCGGGGCCGGGACCGGCCCCTTCTGGGACGCGGTGGTCCAACTGCACTGCGCGGGCGCGGACCTGGACTGGCCGGTCCTGCTGGCCGGCACCGGCGGCCGCAGAACCGCCCTGCCCGGCTACCGCTTCCAGCACACCGACCACTGGACGGGACCGGAACTCACCGTCGTCCCGGCCGCTCAACCCCAGCGGGAACCATCGAGAGAAGAGGAAGACGTGGCACAGGACGAGGCAGTGTTCGAGCGGGTGCTCGCGCACGTCATCGAGTTGGTGGCCAAGCACCTCGGGCACGACGCGGCCGCGATCACCGGGGACACCTCCTTCTTCGACCTCGGTGCGGACTCCCTGCAAATGATCAGCGTGCTGCGCGAACTGGAGCAGGAACACCGGGTCAAGGTCGCGATGCGGGAACTGTTCGAGGAGGCGAGTACTCCGGGGCAGCTGGCGGAGCTGATCGTGGGGCGGATGGTGGGAGGCGCGGATACGACCTCCGCTGGAGGGGCCGTGCGGTACGAGCCGCCGGTCGCCGCTGTGGAGCCCGTACGGTACGAGCCGCCGGTCGTCGAGGAACCTGTACGGTACGAGCCGCCGGCCGCCGCTGTGGAGGCCGTGCGGGACGAGCCGCCGGTCGCCGAAGAACCCGTATGGTACGAGCCGGCCGCGGCGGCGACGCCCGCCGAGCCCGTACGGGCCCCCGAGCCCACGCCCGCCCAGCCGTCCGGACCCGAACACCCGGTGACGCGCGCCGAACTGGCCGACCTCGCCCGGCAGGTGCGGCAGCTCTCCCAGATCCAGCTTCAGATGATGTCCCAGATCCACCAGCTCTCCCAACTGCTGACCGCACAGGCGACGAGCGCCCCGACCGGCGGCACGGCGGCCAACGGAAAGGCGGGCGGCCGGTGA